In Uranotaenia lowii strain MFRU-FL chromosome 2, ASM2978415v1, whole genome shotgun sequence, one genomic interval encodes:
- the LOC129743863 gene encoding rho GTPase-activating protein conundrum isoform X2, with translation MLQHQHQRYHHASTSQLSSSSSIGSPMNQRDLEAELDEYLSEYKLQAPIEPISHYEDGELEAEWLNAAGFPQLTRAFEEGRELSTSELSPVIATLSTAHAEAVKQRVKALNRTVRGRTRNRGSKKPDIRDVFRDLDSSSTGTRSRSATPDSLDSLPGDDVWNSSGSGGNHHHIPSFVSVFDGGNGAPVARPTPIRGKQHLRRTPSAPLRGSAELFRGSHVRCDIPFHNEGIELLNFQRLGTIHIPRIRSGSDPSCTIGTRGGQHISGTRSHTNLYNDKQSNDDSGNSSSEQSPPNSPPRSSLLCSVENSPLRSSYEPVSFESMIKQTSSPHDASHKLWQLQSFREPCCDIDQVSEGDIKRLQPLLWLELASLFDKNHVTLDKRKPFKRKRKEEGNVFGVSLNALVRRDQQITGEDTTLVPLVLQSILSELRVRGAKEEGILRVPGHKQKTETFYNEIESNFYYKPDKVEPLFKKAGVHDLSALLKRWLRELPQPLLANDLVHLFYQTNVLPPHDQYKALAVLCQLLPHENRNTLRELLCFFRLVVDFQDTNKMTQQNVATIIAPSFFPPRFIHPPDKNDIGAQVRMAAQCCQLTNMLITLADDLWLVPTRLIEQSRITNKNGQPKRQLTRKVKHTSSNDANSSGDFVIDTNHIHRLVI, from the exons ATGGAGAACTGGAGGCGGAATGGTTAAATGCAGCTGGATTTCCTCAGCTGACCAGGGCCTTTGAAGAG GGTCGCGAGCTCTCGACTTCAGAGCTGTCACCGGTCATCGCAACTCTTTCGACAGCCCACGCCGAAGCCGTCAAACAGAGGGTAAAGGCGTTGAACCGAACTGTGCGAGGCAGAACTCGTAATCGCGGCTCCAAAAAGCCAGATATTCGAGATGTGTTCCGAGATTTGGACTCTTCGAGCACGGGCACGAGATCTCGCAGCGCCACTCCCGATTCGTTGGACTCCCTACCGGGTGACGATGTTTGGAACAGCTCGGGCTCCGGAGGCAACCATCATCACATCCCCAGTTTCGTGTCGGTTTTCGACGGAGGCAATGGAGCACCGGTAGCAAGACCTACACCAATCCGTGGCAAGCAACATCTGCGAAGGACACCGAGCGCTCCGCTGCGTGGATCGGCGGAATTGTTCCGTGGATCGCACGTGCGATGTGATATCCCCTTCCATAATG AGGGCATTGAACTGCTGAACTTCCAGAGACTTGGAACTATCCACATACCTAGGATTCGATCAGGATCGGATCCTTCGTGTACGATCGG AACTCGTGGTGGTCAGCATATCTCCGGCACCAGAAGTCATACGAACTTATACAACGACAAACAGAGCAACGATGACTCCGGCAATTCGTCTTCGGAACAGAGTCCCCCGAACTCACCACCCCGCAGCAGTCTGCTCTGTTCGGTCGAAAACTCTCCCCTGCGCTCGTCCTACGAACCGGTCAGCTTTGAGAGTATGATTAAGCAGACTTCGTCACCGCATGACGCGTCCCACAAGCTGTGGCAATTGCAGAGCTTCCGGGAACCGTGCTGTGACATCGACCAGGTGTCTGAGGGAGATATCAAACGCTTGCAGCCACTGTTATGGCTGGAGCTGGCCTCGCTTTTCGACAAAAACCATGTGACCCTAGACAAACGGAAACCGTTCAAACGAAAACGAAAGGAGGAAGGTAATGTCTTTGGAGTTTCATTGAACGCGCTCGTCAGGAGAGATCAACAGATTACCGGAGAAGATACGACCCTGGTTCCGTTAGTTCTACAATCTATTCTATCCGAATTGAGGGTACGTGGTGCTAAAGAGGAAGGAATTTTACGAGTGCCTGGCCATAAACAAAAG ACCGAGACATTCTACAATGAAATCGAAAGCAATTTCTATTATAAACCGGATAAAGTTGAACCACTGTTCAAGAAAGCGGGAGTGCATGATCTAAGCGCGCTCTTGAAGCGTTGGCTACGCGAACTACCTCAACCTCTGTTGGCAAATGACCTTGtgcatttattttatcaaacgaATG TTCTACCTCCACACGATCAGTACAAAGCGTTGGCCGTCCTTTGTCAGCTTTTGCCACATGAGAATCGGAACACTTTAAGAGAGTTGCTCTGCTTCTTCCGATTGGTGGTGGACTTCCAAGATACCAATAAAATGACCCAACAAAACGTGGCCACCATAATAGCGCCATCATTCTTCCCACCAAG GTTTATTCATCCGCCCGATAAAAACGACATCGGTGCTCAGGTGCGCATGGCAGCGCAGTGTTGTCAATTGACGAATATGCTCATCACTCTAGCAGATGATCTATGGCTTGTTCCGACACGTTTGATAGAGCAAAGTCGTATTACCAACAAGAACGGACAG CCTAAACGACAGCTAACGCGCAAAGTGAAACACACTTCCAGCAATGATGCCAACAGCTCAGGAGATTTCGTCATTGACACCAACCACATTCACAGATTAGTCATTTGA
- the LOC129743863 gene encoding rho GTPase-activating protein conundrum isoform X1, with protein MLQHQHQRYHHASTSQLSSSSSIGSPMNQRDLEAELDEYLSEYKLQAPIEPISHYEDGELEAEWLNAAGFPQLTRAFEEGRELSTSELSPVIATLSTAHAEAVKQRVKALNRTVRGRTRNRGSKKPDIRDVFRDLDSSSTGTRSRSATPDSLDSLPGDDVWNSSGSGGNHHHIPSFVSVFDGGNGAPVARPTPIRGKQHLRRTPSAPLRGSAELFRGSHVRCDIPFHNAEGIELLNFQRLGTIHIPRIRSGSDPSCTIGTRGGQHISGTRSHTNLYNDKQSNDDSGNSSSEQSPPNSPPRSSLLCSVENSPLRSSYEPVSFESMIKQTSSPHDASHKLWQLQSFREPCCDIDQVSEGDIKRLQPLLWLELASLFDKNHVTLDKRKPFKRKRKEEGNVFGVSLNALVRRDQQITGEDTTLVPLVLQSILSELRVRGAKEEGILRVPGHKQKTETFYNEIESNFYYKPDKVEPLFKKAGVHDLSALLKRWLRELPQPLLANDLVHLFYQTNVLPPHDQYKALAVLCQLLPHENRNTLRELLCFFRLVVDFQDTNKMTQQNVATIIAPSFFPPRFIHPPDKNDIGAQVRMAAQCCQLTNMLITLADDLWLVPTRLIEQSRITNKNGQPKRQLTRKVKHTSSNDANSSGDFVIDTNHIHRLVI; from the exons ATGGAGAACTGGAGGCGGAATGGTTAAATGCAGCTGGATTTCCTCAGCTGACCAGGGCCTTTGAAGAG GGTCGCGAGCTCTCGACTTCAGAGCTGTCACCGGTCATCGCAACTCTTTCGACAGCCCACGCCGAAGCCGTCAAACAGAGGGTAAAGGCGTTGAACCGAACTGTGCGAGGCAGAACTCGTAATCGCGGCTCCAAAAAGCCAGATATTCGAGATGTGTTCCGAGATTTGGACTCTTCGAGCACGGGCACGAGATCTCGCAGCGCCACTCCCGATTCGTTGGACTCCCTACCGGGTGACGATGTTTGGAACAGCTCGGGCTCCGGAGGCAACCATCATCACATCCCCAGTTTCGTGTCGGTTTTCGACGGAGGCAATGGAGCACCGGTAGCAAGACCTACACCAATCCGTGGCAAGCAACATCTGCGAAGGACACCGAGCGCTCCGCTGCGTGGATCGGCGGAATTGTTCCGTGGATCGCACGTGCGATGTGATATCCCCTTCCATAATG caGAGGGCATTGAACTGCTGAACTTCCAGAGACTTGGAACTATCCACATACCTAGGATTCGATCAGGATCGGATCCTTCGTGTACGATCGG AACTCGTGGTGGTCAGCATATCTCCGGCACCAGAAGTCATACGAACTTATACAACGACAAACAGAGCAACGATGACTCCGGCAATTCGTCTTCGGAACAGAGTCCCCCGAACTCACCACCCCGCAGCAGTCTGCTCTGTTCGGTCGAAAACTCTCCCCTGCGCTCGTCCTACGAACCGGTCAGCTTTGAGAGTATGATTAAGCAGACTTCGTCACCGCATGACGCGTCCCACAAGCTGTGGCAATTGCAGAGCTTCCGGGAACCGTGCTGTGACATCGACCAGGTGTCTGAGGGAGATATCAAACGCTTGCAGCCACTGTTATGGCTGGAGCTGGCCTCGCTTTTCGACAAAAACCATGTGACCCTAGACAAACGGAAACCGTTCAAACGAAAACGAAAGGAGGAAGGTAATGTCTTTGGAGTTTCATTGAACGCGCTCGTCAGGAGAGATCAACAGATTACCGGAGAAGATACGACCCTGGTTCCGTTAGTTCTACAATCTATTCTATCCGAATTGAGGGTACGTGGTGCTAAAGAGGAAGGAATTTTACGAGTGCCTGGCCATAAACAAAAG ACCGAGACATTCTACAATGAAATCGAAAGCAATTTCTATTATAAACCGGATAAAGTTGAACCACTGTTCAAGAAAGCGGGAGTGCATGATCTAAGCGCGCTCTTGAAGCGTTGGCTACGCGAACTACCTCAACCTCTGTTGGCAAATGACCTTGtgcatttattttatcaaacgaATG TTCTACCTCCACACGATCAGTACAAAGCGTTGGCCGTCCTTTGTCAGCTTTTGCCACATGAGAATCGGAACACTTTAAGAGAGTTGCTCTGCTTCTTCCGATTGGTGGTGGACTTCCAAGATACCAATAAAATGACCCAACAAAACGTGGCCACCATAATAGCGCCATCATTCTTCCCACCAAG GTTTATTCATCCGCCCGATAAAAACGACATCGGTGCTCAGGTGCGCATGGCAGCGCAGTGTTGTCAATTGACGAATATGCTCATCACTCTAGCAGATGATCTATGGCTTGTTCCGACACGTTTGATAGAGCAAAGTCGTATTACCAACAAGAACGGACAG CCTAAACGACAGCTAACGCGCAAAGTGAAACACACTTCCAGCAATGATGCCAACAGCTCAGGAGATTTCGTCATTGACACCAACCACATTCACAGATTAGTCATTTGA